Proteins found in one Brevibacillus brevis genomic segment:
- a CDS encoding antirestriction protein ArdA: MNNLWDVAEEMVDEGYFGPIPLSISCYLDYKKIARDLQMNGWYMHYTLRVAVRPYI; the protein is encoded by the coding sequence GTGAACAACCTTTGGGATGTCGCTGAGGAAATGGTAGATGAAGGCTACTTCGGCCCCATTCCCCTTTCAATCAGTTGCTATCTCGATTATAAAAAGATTGCTAGAGATTTGCAGATGAACGGATGGTACATGCATTATACGTTAAGGGTTGCGGTTCGTCCTTACATCTGA
- a CDS encoding restriction endonuclease, with protein sequence MTKWWMVRAGDSNELIPEWLGENVVSIGWSKLGNPLSYQTRDKLVEKAHAVFTNEKPGTRIQWASQVWKFSREIQKGDKIITYSKETREYLIGTVTQPFSHNPAIISDYYPNVIGVQWEQKRISRDDLSQGAKNTLGGISTVFRVDGWAQEFDSLLQGQGYTPVPTTQDENDTGADKEEFIQQAMTMLEDAIDKIDAWQMQDLVGGLLEAMGYQVRISPKGPDGGVDIIAHRDAFGFEKPIIKVQVKHRKTSAGGPEIQQLLGANPIGASSLFVSTGGFTPSAKSVAQQNGVKLLDLTELVELVSEWYEKMTVAKKALLPLRRIYIPM encoded by the coding sequence ATGACCAAATGGTGGATGGTACGAGCGGGAGATAGTAATGAATTAATACCGGAATGGTTAGGGGAAAATGTCGTATCAATCGGCTGGAGTAAACTGGGGAATCCTTTGTCTTATCAAACCAGAGATAAACTGGTAGAGAAGGCTCATGCAGTGTTTACAAACGAAAAGCCTGGAACCAGAATTCAGTGGGCCAGTCAAGTGTGGAAATTTAGCAGGGAAATACAAAAGGGAGACAAGATCATTACATACTCAAAAGAGACACGAGAATACCTGATTGGCACGGTAACCCAACCATTTTCTCACAATCCGGCTATTATTAGTGATTACTATCCAAACGTAATCGGGGTTCAATGGGAACAAAAACGAATTTCACGCGATGATCTTTCTCAAGGAGCAAAAAACACACTCGGTGGTATTTCAACAGTGTTTCGAGTTGACGGTTGGGCGCAAGAATTTGATAGTTTATTGCAGGGACAAGGATATACACCGGTACCAACTACACAAGATGAAAATGACACGGGTGCAGATAAGGAAGAGTTTATCCAGCAAGCGATGACAATGCTTGAAGACGCTATAGATAAGATTGATGCCTGGCAAATGCAAGACTTGGTTGGTGGACTATTAGAGGCAATGGGTTATCAGGTGCGGATTAGTCCTAAAGGTCCCGATGGCGGTGTCGATATCATTGCTCATCGTGATGCTTTCGGTTTCGAAAAGCCAATCATTAAAGTACAAGTAAAACATCGCAAAACTTCCGCAGGTGGCCCTGAAATACAACAGCTTCTAGGAGCAAACCCAATTGGAGCAAGCAGTCTCTTTGTTTCTACAGGTGGATTTACCCCATCAGCAAAATCTGTCGCACAACAAAATGGAGTTAAACTACTTGATCTAACG
- a CDS encoding antirestriction protein ArdA, with translation MEVKLFVANLAKYNEGKLVGLVKPADESGRTDGKIATRFG, from the coding sequence ATGGAAGTAAAGCTCTTTGTAGCCAATCTGGCAAAGTACAACGAAGGAAAACTGGTCGGACTGGTTAAACCTGCCGATGAATCCGGAAGAACTGATGGAAAGATTGCAACACGTTTTGGGTGA
- the radC gene encoding RadC family protein, with protein MTDKYTAQPTLTTVLSQLINVKPERRIIQDLIARFPTLPDLLDATEDELKAISGIGVVKTQQIISALDMARSICLRATFPSIVRSARDIFEHLRVEMQYLPKEHFVVVGLDNKIRTLFWEVVAVGSLDAAIIHPREAFRPVLNRNSDAVIFVHNHPSGDPTPSKEDIEITKRLRQAGEILDVRVIDHIIVGFETYCSLAEQGHL; from the coding sequence ATGACCGATAAATATACCGCTCAACCAACTCTAACGACCGTTCTCTCTCAGCTTATAAACGTGAAACCGGAAAGAAGAATCATCCAAGACCTGATAGCTCGCTTCCCTACCCTCCCTGACCTGCTAGACGCAACAGAAGACGAGTTGAAGGCCATTTCCGGTATCGGGGTGGTCAAGACCCAGCAAATCATTTCTGCGTTAGATATGGCACGCTCCATATGCTTACGAGCGACCTTCCCATCAATTGTCCGATCTGCAAGAGACATATTTGAGCATCTCAGGGTAGAAATGCAGTATCTCCCCAAAGAGCATTTTGTGGTCGTTGGACTGGATAACAAAATACGGACTCTTTTCTGGGAGGTAGTCGCAGTCGGATCATTGGATGCGGCAATCATCCATCCACGAGAAGCGTTCCGTCCCGTGTTGAATAGGAACTCAGATGCAGTGATCTTTGTTCACAATCATCCCTCTGGCGATCCAACCCCATCCAAAGAGGACATCGAAATAACCAAAAGACTACGACAGGCAGGAGAAATTCTGGATGTCCGGGTTATCGATCACATTATCGTTGGGTTCGAGACATATTGCTCTTTAGCCGAACAAGGGCATCTATAA